The Claveliimonas bilis genome window below encodes:
- a CDS encoding zf-HC2 domain-containing protein codes for MKISCNIIRDLLPLYLDQVCSEESKDMIENHLTECENCREYYDQMSADVPDINIDPEESADPLDDKAMIRKLSRHITSRQFMITGITLIVVFIIGCFLNSPDFSSASSPFIDKAKETVLETIPVLDSRISTDKITPGDAYRLEDGSIYCSFTVNSSFSSFSECYVTDQDGEQKLHTNYFTDFNALAFQKSIDDRINELFHINSSDEATTFYMVVPEKSGTWPDDVKNPSEGRLVIQDTSGVYCIGKGGEILALWEKGQPLSQAPQEIEELVADQRAMMEEDYAQMEENTEGTDAGEEDGTVEWSKDFRKNFWGTIWDSEE; via the coding sequence ATGAAAATATCCTGTAATATCATTCGTGATCTTCTCCCGCTTTACCTGGACCAGGTATGCAGCGAAGAAAGCAAAGATATGATAGAAAACCATCTGACTGAATGCGAAAACTGCCGGGAATACTACGATCAAATGTCTGCCGATGTTCCCGACATCAATATTGATCCGGAAGAATCTGCAGACCCTTTAGATGATAAAGCCATGATAAGAAAATTAAGCCGCCATATTACATCCCGGCAGTTTATGATCACCGGTATTACTTTGATCGTTGTTTTTATCATTGGCTGTTTCCTCAATTCTCCCGACTTTTCCTCTGCCTCTTCTCCGTTCATTGACAAAGCGAAGGAAACCGTACTAGAGACCATACCGGTTCTTGACTCAAGAATTTCCACGGATAAGATTACTCCCGGCGATGCCTACCGTCTGGAAGACGGTTCTATCTACTGTTCCTTTACTGTCAATTCTTCTTTTTCTTCTTTCTCGGAATGTTATGTGACGGATCAGGATGGAGAACAGAAACTTCATACAAACTATTTTACAGACTTCAATGCCCTGGCTTTTCAAAAATCTATAGATGATCGCATCAATGAACTTTTTCATATAAACAGCAGCGATGAGGCGACGACATTCTATATGGTTGTACCTGAAAAATCCGGAACCTGGCCCGATGATGTCAAAAATCCTTCTGAAGGCAGGCTTGTCATTCAGGATACCAGCGGCGTATATTGCATAGGAAAAGGCGGGGAGATTCTCGCTCTGTGGGAAAAAGGTCAGCCTCTTTCACAAGCTCCCCAAGAGATTGAAGAACTAGTCGCCGACCAACGTGCCATGATGGAAGAAGATTATGCACAAATGGAGGAAAATACAGAAGGGACCGACGCTGGCGAAGAAGACGGC
- a CDS encoding RNA polymerase sigma factor has translation MNADFEELYERFFHDVYLFILAASGDPYIAEEITQETFFRALKEIRHFKGNCSVKSWLCQIAKNLYISQKRKKPALSTEDIPVTDISTEQSAEDLCIQNQQALSLYKILHYLDEPYKEVFTLRTLGDLSFREIGEIFGKQENWARVTYYRARMKIQKKIQE, from the coding sequence ATGAACGCTGACTTTGAAGAGCTTTATGAACGCTTTTTTCATGATGTATATTTATTTATACTTGCTGCAAGCGGAGATCCTTACATTGCTGAAGAAATCACACAGGAAACGTTTTTCAGAGCTCTGAAAGAAATCCGGCATTTTAAAGGAAATTGCTCCGTGAAATCCTGGCTCTGTCAGATTGCCAAAAATTTATACATCAGCCAGAAGCGAAAAAAGCCTGCCCTTTCCACCGAGGATATCCCTGTAACGGACATATCTACGGAACAAAGCGCGGAAGATCTTTGTATACAAAATCAACAGGCTCTTTCCCTTTACAAAATCCTTCATTATCTGGATGAACCCTATAAGGAAGTCTTTACACTGCGCACGCTGGGTGATCTTTCCTTCAGGGAGATTGGCGAGATTTTCGGAAAACAGGAAAACTGGGCAAGAGTAACCTATTACCGGGCCCGTATGAAGATCCAGAAAAAAATTCAAGAATAA